In Actinomadura luteofluorescens, the sequence GCTGCCCGCGGGCGAGCGGTGGTTCGTGCACGTCTACAAGGAGGCGCTCCCGCTCGTCCGCGACGACGAGCGCCTCTACCGCGAGGTCAGGGGCTTCATGGGCCAGGAGGCCGTGCACGCCTACTCCCACCAGGGCGTCCTGGACCGGCAGATGCGGGATCAGGGCCTCGATCCGGGCCCGCTCACCGACCGGATCGAGTGGGTGTTCCGGCGGATCCTCGGCGACCGGTGCTGGATCCCGTTCCTGCCCCGCAAGCGCTGGCTGTTCGTGCGGATCGGCGTCATCGCGGGCATCGAGCACTACACGGCGGTGCTCGGGCAGTGGATCCTGGACGCCCGCGAACTGGACGAGGCGGGCGCCGATCCGACGATGATGGACCTGCTGCGCTGGCACGGCGCCGAGGAGGTCGAGCACCGGTCCGTCGCGTTCGACGTCTACCAGCACGTGGCCGGGCGGTACTGGATGCGGTTCATCGCGTTCTTCCTGGGCGTCCTCGCGCTGCCGCTCATGGTCTACGCGGGAGCGGTGTTCCTGTGCCGGGCCGATCCGACGCTGAAGGGCGTCCGCCCGCGGATCCGCGACTACCGTCGGGCGGTGCGGCGCGGGCTGTTCCCCAGCAACCGGTTCATGATCTCCGCCGGCCGCGCCTACCTGCGGCGCGACTACCATCCGTCCCAGGTGTGCTCGACGCAGCGGGCGCTCGACTACCTCGCGGTGTCGCCTGCGGCGCGGGCCGCCGGCCGCCCGGCGTCCTGAGCCGCGCCGCTCACAGCGTGCAGGGCAGGTGCTTGATGCCGTTGATGAAGTTGGAGTAGAGCATCTGCGGCTCGCCGCTCGCCCGGATGTCCGGGACGCGGGTGAACAGCTCCCTGAACATCACCGTGATCTCCTGCCGGGCCAGGTTCGCGCCCAGGCAGAAGTGCGGACCGGGGCCGCCGAACCCGACGTGCGGGTTCGGCGAGCGGGTGATGTCGAAGACGTCCGGGTCGGTGAACACCTCCGCGTCGCGGTTCGCGGAGTTGTAGAACAGCAGGACCTTGTCGCCCGCCCTGTACCGCTGGCCGTTCATCTCGTGGTCGCGGGTCACGGTCCGCCGGAACTGGATGACCGGCGTCGCCATCCGGACGATCTCCTCGACGGCCCCCGGGGCGCGGGCGTCGAAGTCCTCCATCAACAGCGCCCGCTGCTCGGGGTTGTCGGTGAACAGCTTCAGCCCGTGCGTCATCGCGTTGCGGGTCGTCTCGTTCCCGGCCACGACGAGCAGGATGAAGAACGATCCGATCTCCTGGTCGGTCAGCGACTCGCCGTCCACGTTGGCCGAGACCAGCCGCGACACGAGGTCGTCGCCGGGGTCCCGGCGGCGCCTGCGGGCGAGCTTCATCGCCAGGTGGTTCAGCTCGTACCCCGCGGACATCGCCATGAGCAGCCCGTACAGGACGCCGATCCGGGTGATGCCCTCGCGGGTCACGTCCCTGCCGCCGGTGTACTCGGGGTCGCCGAGGCCGAGGATGGTGTTCGTCCGGTCGTACACCATCGGGCGCACCCGCTCGGGAATGCCCATCATGTCGCAGATGACCTGCACGGGGAGCCGTGCCGCGACGTCGGTGACGAAGTCGGCCGACCCCTTGCGCTCCAGGTCGTCGACGATCCGCGTCGCGGTGGCCTGCAGGTCTGTCTCCAGCTTGGCGAGGACGCGCGGGGTGAACGCCCGCGACACGATCCGGCGGATCTTGGCGTGCCGCGGGTCGTCCATGTTGATCATCGAGCCGAAGTAGCGGGCCATGTACCGGGGCAGGTCGGCGATGCTGTTCGAGCACGGCTCGCTGCTGAACACCTCCGGCGTCCGGCTGGCCTCCACCACGTCCGCGTGCCGGGTGAGCGCGTAGTAGCCGCGCCCGGACCGGATGAACGGCAGCTTGAGCTCCGGGAAGAACGCCGGATGCTCCCGCTCGCGCAGCCGCGCGAACGCCGCCAGCCGCCGGTCCGGGGGAAGCGACCAGAAGGCCAGATCGGACAGGTCGTCCTCGGTCGCCCGTGCCGTCGTCGTCACCGCACACCGTCCTCGTGAGTCAGAACGCCGTTCGGTTGCCATCGAACCGAGCCTTCCGGACATCCGTCAAGAGCGATCAGGCGGCCGCCGCGGCCCCGCGGCGCAGGACGGCCCGCTCCGCCGCCGTCCACGCCCCGGACGTCAGCAGGTAAAGCCCGGCCGCCAGGGGCACGAACGCCGCCACGGCGACCGTCCCGAACGGCATCAGCCGCGCGACGGCGCCCACCGGCCCCTCGGCGGTGACCCGCCGCGACGTCACCACGGCCACGACCGCGAGCAGCGCGAACAGCCCGAGGAAGACGAGCGAGGGCGGCGCGAGCAGGCCCCCGCCGAGGACGCCGATCCAGTTCTGCCCGAGCGGCGCCGCGAGCAGCGTGTGCGCGAGCAGCAGGTTCTGGTGCCCGGCGACCGCCGCGGACGTGAACAGGCGGTACATGACCATGAAGAACGGGATCTGCGCGGCCATCGGCAGGCATCCGGCCGCCGGCGTGGCGCCCTCCGCCTTGTACAGCGCGGCCATCTCCCGCTGGAGCCGGTGCGGATCCTTCGCGTGCTTGTTCTGCAGCGCCTGGACCTTGGGCAGGAGCCTGGCCCGCGCCCGCTCGCCCTTGGCGGCCGAGACCGCCAGGGGGACGAGCGCCAGCCGCACCCCGGCGGTGAACAGGACGATCGCCAGCGCGGTGGCCAGGCCCCCGGCCATCGGGTCCAGGGCGTCCGCGAGCCCGCCGACGAGGGCGGCGGCGATGGAGATGGGAATGTCGAACATGGATGAGCCTTCCGGAACGAGGGATCGATGGCGTTCCGGCCGCGTTCAGGCGGCCGCGATCCCCGTTCCGGGCGCTCGCGGACGGGGCCGACCCGCCGCGTCCGGATCGCGCTGCGGCAGGAAGGCGGTCCGCAGCGTCCGCTCCCGCAGGGTCGTCCGTACCCGCGCTCGTGCCGCCCCCTGCCCCCGGCACGCGGCGCGCACTCGCACCGCCGCGAGCACCAGCAGCCCCGCGACGGTCAGCGCGCCCAGCGTGACCAGCACCGGCTGCCCGGGCGCGGACCCGGCCCACTCGGCCACGGCGAACCCCCGCGACAGCGCGAAGATCAGCAGTGACCAGAGCACGAGGAGCCCTTCCGGGTGCGCGACGGCGAGATGTGATCAGTGTGCCACGGCGGCGCGACGATGATCGACCGGTCCCGCGCTCACAGCAGCAGGAGGAGGGCGAGGGCGGAGAGGGACGCGAGGGCCGTGGCGTTCTTCACGGGCGGCATGCGGACGGCCATCGCCGCGTCCCGCCGGTCGTCGCGGGCCAGGTAGGTGAGCAGGGCGCTCAGCGCGCGCCCGGCGCCGAAGGCCGTGCCGGTCAGGACGGTGGTGAGCGCGTCTTCGCGGGCCAGGAGCAGGCCCAGGGCCAGCACGTAGGGCGCCGTGGCGGAGACGTAGGTGCGGACGCCGGTTCCGAGCTCGAAGCCGAACTGGAGGGCGCCCTTCCGGAGGTGGGCCTGCAGGACGTCCTGGGGGATCTGGCGGGCGTTCTGGGGGAGCGGAACGCGGACCAGCCCGGCCTCGCGCGCGGCGCCCAGCCCGGCGACGGCCAGGATCGCGGCGGTGCGGGCGGACGGCGGGAGCGGCGCGGAGAGGCCGGACAGCGACCAGATCACCGTCGCGGTGAGGGTGCCTCCGAGCAGGAGCCCGAGGGTGAAGACGGCCAGGACCTCGCCCTGCCGTACGGGGGCCCGCCAACCTGGCGAGAACAGCACGGATTCGCTGTTGCGCGTTCAGACGCTGCCGGACAGGGAGAACCCGGCGAGCGCGCCGATCGACGCCCAGCAGAGGACGGCGGCGTCCAGGGCGGCGGCCGACACCGCCAGGAGCGCGAGGGCGGCGACGGGCAGGAGCGGGTCGGTCGTGCCCCGCCGCAGCCGCCCGGCGGTCAGTTCTTGCACGCCATCGCCTTGCGGCAGATGGTCTTGTACCAGTTGCCCTTCTTGGATTTCTTCCAGCCGTCATGGCAGCGCCAGGTGACGCCCTTCTTGCAGCTGCCGCAGCTCTTGGCGTAGGCCCAGAGCCAGCCGTCGTAGCCGCCGCCGTAGCACTGGTTGGGACGCAGCTTGTAGCGGCCCGGGTCCGACACGCCGGACTTGTGGAAGCCCTTGTACTTGCCGCTCGTCCGGCAGCACACGCTGCACACCAGGCTGGGCCCGCAGCCGGGGGAGCAGTTGTGGTTGGACGCGTACGAGGGGCAGCGCGGATAGATGTCGTAGTACCCGACCAGCTGGAATCCCGATGCGAGCGCCTCCCGCGCGGGCGGGAAGACGCCGAGGGCCTTCAGCCCGGCGGTGGCGCCCGCGGCGGCGAGCCCGGTGAGGACGCTGCGCCGCACCGGCCGGAACCTCGGCTCGTCCGGGGGCGCGGGGCGCCGCCGGACGCGCTGCGCCCCGGCAGGGCGGGGGCCGCGCAGCGGCGGGACGTCTTCCAGTTCGATCATCGT encodes:
- a CDS encoding metal-dependent hydrolase, whose product is MSEIDERHPVIAPRRVRFDWAGTPLHWIPDEPVATHFINVLHLLLPAGERWFVHVYKEALPLVRDDERLYREVRGFMGQEAVHAYSHQGVLDRQMRDQGLDPGPLTDRIEWVFRRILGDRCWIPFLPRKRWLFVRIGVIAGIEHYTAVLGQWILDARELDEAGADPTMMDLLRWHGAEEVEHRSVAFDVYQHVAGRYWMRFIAFFLGVLALPLMVYAGAVFLCRADPTLKGVRPRIRDYRRAVRRGLFPSNRFMISAGRAYLRRDYHPSQVCSTQRALDYLAVSPAARAAGRPAS
- a CDS encoding cytochrome P450 gives rise to the protein MATERRSDSRGRCAVTTTARATEDDLSDLAFWSLPPDRRLAAFARLREREHPAFFPELKLPFIRSGRGYYALTRHADVVEASRTPEVFSSEPCSNSIADLPRYMARYFGSMINMDDPRHAKIRRIVSRAFTPRVLAKLETDLQATATRIVDDLERKGSADFVTDVAARLPVQVICDMMGIPERVRPMVYDRTNTILGLGDPEYTGGRDVTREGITRIGVLYGLLMAMSAGYELNHLAMKLARRRRRDPGDDLVSRLVSANVDGESLTDQEIGSFFILLVVAGNETTRNAMTHGLKLFTDNPEQRALLMEDFDARAPGAVEEIVRMATPVIQFRRTVTRDHEMNGQRYRAGDKVLLFYNSANRDAEVFTDPDVFDITRSPNPHVGFGGPGPHFCLGANLARQEITVMFRELFTRVPDIRASGEPQMLYSNFINGIKHLPCTL
- a CDS encoding YidC/Oxa1 family membrane protein insertase, whose amino-acid sequence is MFDIPISIAAALVGGLADALDPMAGGLATALAIVLFTAGVRLALVPLAVSAAKGERARARLLPKVQALQNKHAKDPHRLQREMAALYKAEGATPAAGCLPMAAQIPFFMVMYRLFTSAAVAGHQNLLLAHTLLAAPLGQNWIGVLGGGLLAPPSLVFLGLFALLAVVAVVTSRRVTAEGPVGAVARLMPFGTVAVAAFVPLAAGLYLLTSGAWTAAERAVLRRGAAAAA
- a CDS encoding DUF6412 domain-containing protein, whose amino-acid sequence is MLWSLLIFALSRGFAVAEWAGSAPGQPVLVTLGALTVAGLLVLAAVRVRAACRGQGAARARVRTTLRERTLRTAFLPQRDPDAAGRPRPRAPGTGIAAA